CGTGGCGGCAACAGAGGCGCAATTTCCGGGACAGTACTGGAAATTCCTTCCGGAATAAAATTGCCGGGCGTCAATATCCAGATTGTGGGCACAACGCTCGGAACGAGCACGGATCGGAACGGCAGGTTTGTCATTCGCGCTGTGCCGCCGGGAAATTTTGTTTTATTGGCAACGATGATCGGCCACAAACCCGCGCGCACAAAACCGATTTTCGTCAGCCCCGGGAAAACGGTTAATTTGACGATTCAGTTGGAAGAATCGACAATTGATTTTGACCCGGTGATTGTCACAGCGAATAAAACCAGCCAGGAATTGGACGTCTCTGCCAACAGCATTTCTGTAGTCTCGGCACAGGAAATCGCGCGTCGGGCGCCGCTGTCGGTACAGGGAATTTTGGAAACAGTTCCCGGCGTGACTTTTGTGAAAGATCAAATTAACATTCGCGGCTCCAGCGGATTCACAATTGGCGCGGCGAACCGAACATTGCTGCTCGTGGACGGCGTTCCGGTGATGGCGAGCGATACCGGAGAATTTAATTGGGATTTACTGCCGGTTTTGGATGTCGAAAGAATTGAAGTAATGAAAGGCGCCGGTTCTGCGCTCTGGGGAACTGCGGCGCTCGGCGGAGTGGTTAATATCATCACCAAATCGCCTTCGGAACAGGGAAAAACGATGGTGCGCTTTCACGCCGGAGAATACGGCGAGCCGCGTTACGATGAGTGGAAATGGACGGACAAGCCGCTTTATTTTGCCAGAATTGACGTCAGTCATGGCCGGCAAATAGGCCCGCTGGGAATTCGTCTTTCCGCTGGCAGGGCGATTTCCACGGGCTACACGCAATCGGACGATTATCGCCGCTGGAATTTCACCGGAAAATTCAATTATCGTTTCAGAAATGGCTCCAATTGGGTTTTTTACGCGGCCCTGAATCGGAGAAATGAAAGTCTCTACATCGGCTGGGACGATCCGAAGCACCCGTTTGAAGTAAAACCGTCAAACCGCTCGCGCGGAAGAATGAAAATGGCAAATTTTTACACCAAGTACAATTGGTTGATTTCTGCGAAGGCGGCGGTGAATTTTCGGCTGTCCTATTTGATGACGCTGATGGGCAATCAATTTGTACAGACTGCGGATTTTAACCCGGCGAAAGGTCTGGGCTCAGAGATTCAGGGATTGTTTTTCCCGCGAAAAAATTGGAACATCATTGCCGGGTTGGAATTCAAATGGGACACCGGCAGCACAAAATATTTTGGCGACCATCAGGGATACACAATTGGCGTCTACGCCCAGACGGAAATCGAGCTGTTAAAAAAAATTCGTTTGACGCCCGGCGTGCGTTACGACCGCTATCATGTGATTGACGGCGTTTCGCAGAGTCTGCTGAGTCCAAGAATCGGATTAAATTACAGACCGTCGAAAAAAACTGTTTTGCGCGCATCTGCCGGCAGCGGTTTTCGGGCGGCAACAATTGCGGAACGCTATCTCAATTTCGAAAACAGCAGCGTGGCCGTCGAGGCCAATCCGAATTTGAAGGCGGAAACTTCCTGGTCGTACGATTTCGGATGGCGGCAATATTTGACAAAAAATTGGTTCGTGGAAGCGGGCGCGTTTCGCAATGATTTCAAAAATTTGATCGAAATCGATCTGCGGCAGAGTCAGATCGAATTTGCCAAGGATATTCGCGTGGCAGTGAAATTTGAAAATTTGCTGCAAGCGCGCATTCAGGGAATTGAGTTGACGACCGGAGGACACTGGTGGAAAAGAAGAATTCGTCTCACAGCGACGGCAACTTTTCTGGATCATGAAAATTTGCAAACGCATCAGCCGCTCACGTACAGACCGAAAAATACAATTTTTATCAGCCCTGCTTTTTGCCTAGGGCCTGTGGAATTTCAAGCTGATTTTCACTACGCCAGCGCGCCTGAAGCAGTGAAACTTTTCGCCTATGACGAGCGCGTGCCGCAGAAAGTGTGGAATTTCCGTTTCATTTATCATTACGCTAATTTTGATTTTCAAATTGCGGCAAACAACGCGTTTGATTATTATTACACTCAAATCGAGCGTAACATGGCGGAAGTGAGAAATTTTACCGTGGGAATGACGGCGACATTTTGAGAAAGAGGAGCTTTGGATGAACGAAGATTTCAAATTCAAAACTGACATCGTTGTCGGCATTGGCGACATCAATTACGGCGGACATTTGAGCAATGACAAATATTTGGTGCTCTTTCAAGAAGCAAGATTGCGTTATTTGAAACAATTCGATTTTTCCGAGCTGAACATCGGCGAGGGAACGAGTTTGATCATGAGCGATGCCCAGATAAAATATCGCGCTGAAGCGTTTTGGAATGAGCAGCTACAAATTTTCGTGCGCATTACCGACTTGAACAAAACGCGATTTACTTTTGAGTATTTAGTCAAAAAAAGGACGGACAAGGACGTTGTCGTCGCAATGGGCCGCACGAAAATGGTAGCTTTCGATTATCAGCGAAGAAAAGTGAAACGTTTGCCGGATATTTTTGTGGAGAAAATTTCTGAATTTGAAAGTGAGAAATGAAGGTTTTTTCGAATGAGGTACCAGCAAAAGTTAACAGAAAGAACAATTTGATTTTTGTTCTCGCTTTTTTGCTGATTTAATGACAGGGAACATCTTGTACATTAAGGCTTTTAATTACAATATGTTTTAACTTTGCAAGATTGTAATGGTCAGGTAGCTTTTATTCGCGTAGTGGTAGTTGGTTGCACGAAAGAGCCAGTTAATTTATTTGGAAATTCTCTCCAAAAAACTTTGTGAAAGATTTTATGGCGGAAATTAAAAAGAAAATTTTATGGATAGATGACGAAATCGAGCTGCTCAAGCCGCATATTTTGTTTTTGGAACAGCGCGGCTATGAAATTACGCCGGTGCCGAACGCAGAAGACGGCATTTCGCTCATCCGCAGCAATTATTTCGATTTGATTTTGCTGGACGAAATGCTGCACGGCATGGACGGGCTCACGGCGCTGAGCGAGATCAAAGATATTAATCCGTCGCTGCCGGTGATCATGATTACCAAAAGCGAGAAAGAATCGCTGATGGAAGAGGCCATTGGCAGCCGCATCGACGACTATCTCACCAAGCCGGTCAATCCGTCGCAAATTTTGCTCACGTGCAAAAAGATACTCGACAGAAAAAAAATTGAGCGAGAAAAGCTATCGCGCGAATACGCTCAGGAATTTCAGCAGATCGCTGCGCGCTTAATGACGCCGATGAGCGCCAGCGAATGGATCGATGTTTATTTGAAAATGACGGAATGGGAATTAGAGTTAGACCACTATCCTGGATTGGGGTTGCGCCAGACATTGTTGTCGCAGAAAAGAGAATGCAATGCTTCGTTCGGCCGTTTCATTGAAAAAAAGTATGCTCAGTGGGTGAATAGCGACGATAGGCCTGTCATGTCTATGGATATTGTGGAAAAATTTGTTTTGCCCGAGCTGGATGAAGGAAAAAATGTGGTTTTCATCATCATGGATAATTTGCGTTTTGACCAGTGGCTGGCGATAGAGCCGCTGTTGTATCCCTACTATCAGGTCCGGAGAAATTACTATTTTGCTATTTTGCCTACGGCTACGCCCTATTCGAGAAATGCTATTTTCTCAGGCCTGACGCCGCTGGAGATGTCTGAAAAGTTTCCTCAGCTATGGCATGAGGGGGAAGAAAACGAGACCAGTTTAAACCGATTTGAGCGGCAGTTTTTGTCGATTCAATTGAAACGCTATGGCATCGGAGAGAAACAGATCAAATATGTGAAGATCATTGAGTCCAAAGAATCGCGAACTTTGCTGAAGAATATCAATTCGCTCGCTAAATCCAGGGTATTGGCGATTGTGTTGAATTTTATCGATTTTTTGGCGCATTCGCGCAGCGATTCGGCGGTGTTGAAAGAAATCGCGCCGGACGAAGCCGCTTTTCGTTCGTTGACACGGTCGTGGTTTGAACATTCTCTTTTTTTGAAAATGCTAACGAAGTTGGCGGACCAGGGAAATTCGATCATCATTACTTCCGATCACGGCAGCATTCGAAGTTTGCGCGGCGCCAAAGTGATCGGCGACAAAGAAACGTCCACTAACTTACGTTACAAATATGGCCGCAGTTTGAAATGCGACCCGAAGTTTGCTGTCAACGTCAAACACCCGAAAGATTTTCAATTGCCACAGGTAGGCATCAACACTAATTTTTTGATTGCCAGAGAAGATTTTTATTTTGTTTATCCGACGGATTATCATCATTATTTAAATTATTACAATGACACTTTTCAGCACGGCGGCATTTCCATGGAAGAGATGATTTTGCCCGTGATTAAGCTGGAGGCAAGGTGAGTTTCGAGGCGTTGTTGACATCAAAATCCGTCCGCGAGACAGAAGACATCGGGCGTCGCATTGGCGCTTTGCTCCAGCCAGCCGATGTGGTTTGCTTGTTCGGAGACCTGGGGAGCGGAAAAACGTGCTTTGTGCGCGGCGTCTGCCGAAGCCTCTGCGGCGAAGATGAAGTCAGCAGCCCGACTTTTACAATTATCAACGAGTATTCCGGCAAACTGCCGGTTTACCATTTTGATTTTTATCGCCTGGAAAACGAGGAGCAGATTTTCGATTTAGGATACGAGGAATATTTTTACGGCGAAGGCGTTTGTCTGATCGAATGGGCGGAACGAGCGCCGTCTTTGTATCCGAAGCAGCGCATTGAGATTTATCTAAAAGCCATCTTTGAAAAAGGGAAAGAAAGTTGGCGCCGCATCCACATTCGCGCATTTTGCGAAGAAGGCCGTCTGCGCGATTGGGAACGTGAATTTGAAAAAGAGAAATCGGCTTTTGCCTCAAATCCGGCGAGTTTCTGAGAAAAGAATAAAATGAAAATATTAGGGATCGACACTTCGAGTGAGACGCTCGCCTTGGCTTTGACGGAAGACGACAATTTGATTTCCGAGGCGCGTTTTTGGGTCAAACGGGCACATGCGGAACGCCTCGTGGCAGCGGTGGGAAATTTGTTAACGCAAAGCCGGTTGAGTTTTGACGAGCTCGAAGGGATTGCGCTTTCCATCGGGCCGGGGTCTTTCACCGGACTGCGGATTGGTCTGGCGGCGGTTAAAGGCATGGTTTTCGAGAAAAAAATAGCGGTCGCTGCCGTTCCGACGCTGGAAGTTTTGGCTTATGGCGGTCGCTTTTGGCAAGGCGCAATTCGTCCGCTCATCCGCGCTCAGACCGATGAAGCGTACACCGCCGTTTTCAATTTTGAAAATGATCTTTTGGTCGCTGATAGCCCGGCACAGCTCATTTCGCTCGCCGATTTGGATTCCGTAGTGGCAGAGAAAACATTGCTGATTGCCAGCGGCTTTAAAAATTTTCAGGAATTTGTCACTCCAAAGCTGAATGAGTTAACGCGAATAGCGTCCGCTCAGGATTCTTTGATTTCCGGCTTCAGCGTCGCGCGGCTGGGCTGGCAGCGGTTTAAAAAAAATCAGGTCGAAGCTATTGAAAGTCTGGAGCCATTTTATTTGAAAGAGTTCAAGGCAAAAAGGAAAATTGGATTTTAAAAAAGTTCATTTCAAAAAATTAATTGAGTCGCCGCAGCAGAAAAACGAAGTCGATTTCCGTTGGTTCGCAGCGGCAGGCAAGGGGATCATTTTCTCGCTGGAAAATGGCGATGAATTTTTTGTGCGCCGGATGGAAGCGAATGATGTGCCGGATGTGCTGGAGATTGAAAGAGCAACCTTTAGCTCTGCCTGGTCGGATGCGGGATTTTTCTATCGGTTGCATGAACGCAAATTCAATGTTTCGCTGGTGGGATTCGTGGGGAACAAAC
This portion of the Calditrichota bacterium genome encodes:
- a CDS encoding TonB-dependent receptor, which translates into the protein MGSVKKIILSLLLVGAFCQPNFARGGNRGAISGTVLEIPSGIKLPGVNIQIVGTTLGTSTDRNGRFVIRAVPPGNFVLLATMIGHKPARTKPIFVSPGKTVNLTIQLEESTIDFDPVIVTANKTSQELDVSANSISVVSAQEIARRAPLSVQGILETVPGVTFVKDQINIRGSSGFTIGAANRTLLLVDGVPVMASDTGEFNWDLLPVLDVERIEVMKGAGSALWGTAALGGVVNIITKSPSEQGKTMVRFHAGEYGEPRYDEWKWTDKPLYFARIDVSHGRQIGPLGIRLSAGRAISTGYTQSDDYRRWNFTGKFNYRFRNGSNWVFYAALNRRNESLYIGWDDPKHPFEVKPSNRSRGRMKMANFYTKYNWLISAKAAVNFRLSYLMTLMGNQFVQTADFNPAKGLGSEIQGLFFPRKNWNIIAGLEFKWDTGSTKYFGDHQGYTIGVYAQTEIELLKKIRLTPGVRYDRYHVIDGVSQSLLSPRIGLNYRPSKKTVLRASAGSGFRAATIAERYLNFENSSVAVEANPNLKAETSWSYDFGWRQYLTKNWFVEAGAFRNDFKNLIEIDLRQSQIEFAKDIRVAVKFENLLQARIQGIELTTGGHWWKRRIRLTATATFLDHENLQTHQPLTYRPKNTIFISPAFCLGPVEFQADFHYASAPEAVKLFAYDERVPQKVWNFRFIYHYANFDFQIAANNAFDYYYTQIERNMAEVRNFTVGMTATF
- a CDS encoding acyl-CoA thioesterase, with the protein product MNEDFKFKTDIVVGIGDINYGGHLSNDKYLVLFQEARLRYLKQFDFSELNIGEGTSLIMSDAQIKYRAEAFWNEQLQIFVRITDLNKTRFTFEYLVKKRTDKDVVVAMGRTKMVAFDYQRRKVKRLPDIFVEKISEFESEK
- a CDS encoding PglZ domain-containing protein, with product MAEIKKKILWIDDEIELLKPHILFLEQRGYEITPVPNAEDGISLIRSNYFDLILLDEMLHGMDGLTALSEIKDINPSLPVIMITKSEKESLMEEAIGSRIDDYLTKPVNPSQILLTCKKILDRKKIEREKLSREYAQEFQQIAARLMTPMSASEWIDVYLKMTEWELELDHYPGLGLRQTLLSQKRECNASFGRFIEKKYAQWVNSDDRPVMSMDIVEKFVLPELDEGKNVVFIIMDNLRFDQWLAIEPLLYPYYQVRRNYYFAILPTATPYSRNAIFSGLTPLEMSEKFPQLWHEGEENETSLNRFERQFLSIQLKRYGIGEKQIKYVKIIESKESRTLLKNINSLAKSRVLAIVLNFIDFLAHSRSDSAVLKEIAPDEAAFRSLTRSWFEHSLFLKMLTKLADQGNSIIITSDHGSIRSLRGAKVIGDKETSTNLRYKYGRSLKCDPKFAVNVKHPKDFQLPQVGINTNFLIAREDFYFVYPTDYHHYLNYYNDTFQHGGISMEEMILPVIKLEAR
- the tsaE gene encoding tRNA (adenosine(37)-N6)-threonylcarbamoyltransferase complex ATPase subunit type 1 TsaE, yielding MLTSKSVRETEDIGRRIGALLQPADVVCLFGDLGSGKTCFVRGVCRSLCGEDEVSSPTFTIINEYSGKLPVYHFDFYRLENEEQIFDLGYEEYFYGEGVCLIEWAERAPSLYPKQRIEIYLKAIFEKGKESWRRIHIRAFCEEGRLRDWEREFEKEKSAFASNPASF
- the tsaB gene encoding tRNA (adenosine(37)-N6)-threonylcarbamoyltransferase complex dimerization subunit type 1 TsaB — translated: MKILGIDTSSETLALALTEDDNLISEARFWVKRAHAERLVAAVGNLLTQSRLSFDELEGIALSIGPGSFTGLRIGLAAVKGMVFEKKIAVAAVPTLEVLAYGGRFWQGAIRPLIRAQTDEAYTAVFNFENDLLVADSPAQLISLADLDSVVAEKTLLIASGFKNFQEFVTPKLNELTRIASAQDSLISGFSVARLGWQRFKKNQVEAIESLEPFYLKEFKAKRKIGF